Proteins co-encoded in one Lates calcarifer isolate ASB-BC8 linkage group LG17, TLL_Latcal_v3, whole genome shotgun sequence genomic window:
- the LOC108877322 gene encoding mast cell protease 2 produces the protein MLHSFLLFYVLGQQALGSEIINGNEAPENTLLYMASLQVNGRHKCGGFLVRKDFVMTAAHCDGDRVVLGTHNLHKSGKTVRHIVKRYRYPGYDGAGNGKDIMLLKLSREVQLGNSMQLAKLPRSAINIKDNEQCRVAGWGYTRTNGNVVDDLRVVDVSIINPQVCKREWPRLPANVICAGGYGTNKGFCQGDSGGPLECNGIVVGIVSFNNAYICDYPDFPNIYTDISKYLPWINQILRSKD, from the exons ATGCTGCACAGCTTTCTGCTTTTTTATGTGCTTGGACAACAGG CACTTGGGAGTGAAATCATAAATGGGAATGAAGCCCCTGAGAACACACTGCTGTACATGGCATCCCTGCAGGTAAATGGCCGTCATAAATGTGGAGGATTCCTCGTCAGGAAAGACTTTGTAATGACTGCTGCGCACTGTGATGG GGATAGGGTTGTTCTTGGCACCCACAATCTCCACAAGTCTGGTAAAACAGTGAGACACATTGTAAAGAGGTACAGATACCCAGGTTATGATGGTGCAGGAAATGGGAAGGACATCATGCTCCTCAAA CTGTCTAGAGAAGTACAACTGGGCAACAGTATGCAACTTGCTAAACTTCCCAGGTCTGCAATAAACATAAAGGACAATGAGCAGTGCCGTGTAGCTGGATGGGGTTACACTAGAACCAATGGTAATGTTGTTGATGACCTGAGAGTGGTTGATGTGTCCATCATTAACCCACAAGTCTGTAAGAGGGAATGGCCTAGACTTCCTGCCAATGTCATCTGTGCAGGTGGATATGGCACAAACAAAGGATTCTGTCAG GGTGATTCTGGTGGCCCTCTGGAGTGCAACGGGATAGTTGTTGGTATTGTGTCTTTCAACAATGCCTACATCTGTGACTACCCAGATTTTCCCAACATCTACACAGACATCTCCAAATACCTTCCCTGGATCAACCAGATTCTGAGGAGTAAagattga